In Gloeocapsa sp. DLM2.Bin57, the sequence ATTTAATTAATCTTTGCTGTTGGATTTGCGTCTTCGACATCTTTCTGAGCAATATTTTACATCATCCCAGCACTTTTCCCATTTTTTTCGCCAAGTGAAGGATAAACCACACACGGGACAAATTTTACTTGGTAATTCAGAAGAAGGTTTATGACGTGGCATAATTTTAATTATAGCGCAAAGCAAAAGGGAATAATATCAAGTTCGGATAAATACTTACGATAAAAGTGAGATAAGGCACTCTTGCACTCT encodes:
- a CDS encoding DUF2256 domain-containing protein, yielding MPRHKPSSELPSKICPVCGLSFTWRKKWEKCWDDVKYCSERCRRRKSNSKD